The DNA segment TACGCTTGCCGAAAGCTTCGGCGACGATCGTCAGGCTCGCCGGGCCGCAGTTGCCGTTGGCGCGCGACGCGTCCTCGCCCGTGTTCGAGGCGCTGCGGTACTGGGAGACGAAGGTGCCGCCGCCGACGTTCGGCTTGGCGGCCGCCTTCGGGGCGGGCTTCGGCAGCTCGGGAGGCTTGGGCTGGGCCGCAGGCTTGGGCTCGGGCTTCGGCTGGGCCGCAGGCTTTTTCTCGGGCACGGGCTTCGGCTTCACGACCTGGCCCAGGCGATCGACCAGCGTATCGAGTTTCTCGAACAGCTGCTTCAGGCCCGCCGACGGCTGAATGACCGCCGCCTGATTCACGGCCGGGCTCGGCTGGACAGCCGCCTGGTGCAGGTGAAGCCGATCGAGCAAGGCATCGTAGCCGGCCGCCGAGGGGGCCCCGGCGGCAGGCGCGGGAGCGGCGGTGAAAGCGGCATGCCGCCTTGCGGTCTGTGAAAAGGCTTGGATGGTCGACATGGCTTCCCCCCAGGAGTCGGCTTCCTCGAATTATCGGGGGGGAGGACGCAGAATCGGTAATCCATCGATTAAGCTTCGGCTATCTTTCGACGAATTTCCACCGCTCCCCGCAAAAAGGCCCCGCAGCGCTGCTGCGGGGCCTTTTTGCGGGATGTAATCGGAACGCGGCTAGCGCGCGCCGACCTGGGAGATGATGCCCATCTCGGTGCCGACCTGCTCGAACACGGAAAGCGCCCGGTCCAGCTCCTCGCGGGTGTGGGCGGCGGTGACGATGGTGCGCACGCGGCTCTTGTCGTTGGCGACCGTCGGGAAGCCGATCCCCTGCGCGAAGACGCCGTTGGCGAAGAGGCGATCCGAGAACTGCATCGCGCGCGCCCCGTCGCCCACGATGACCGGGGTGATGGGCGTCTCGGAGCCCGCGGTGTCGAAGCCCAGGCGCTCGAGACCCGCCTTGAAGTAGCGGGTGTTGTCCCAGAGGCGCTCCATGAGGGTGGGGTCCTCCTGCAGGAGGTCGAAGGCCGCCAGGGCCGCCGCCGTGACGGCGGGCGGGTGGGAGGTCGAGAAGAGGAAGGGGCGCGCCTTGAGGATCAGGTACTCGATCAGCGTGCGCGAGCCCGCCACGTAGCCGCCGAGGCAGCCGATGGCCTTGGAGAGGGTCCCCACCTGGATGTGGACCCGGCCGTGAAGCCCGAAGTGATCGACCGTGCCGCGGCCCTGGTGGCCCAGCACGCCCGACGAGTGGGCGTCATCGACCATGATGATGGCCTTGTGCTGCTCGGCGACCTCGACGATGTCCGCCAGGGGGGCGATGTCGCCGTCCATCGAGAAGACGCCATCGGTGATGACCAGGGTGCGGCGGTAGTTGCCCTCGACCTCAGCCAGCACCCGGCGCAGGTCCGCCACGTCCTTGTGCTTGAAGACGGCGATCTTGGCGCGGCTCAGGCGGCAACCGTCGATGATGCTCGCGTGGTTGAGCTCGTCGGAGACGATCACGTCCTCCTTGCCGAGCACCGCCGACACGGTTCCCGAGTTGGCGGTGAAGCCCGACTGGAAGACCAGGGCCGCCTCCGTGTGCTTGAAGGCCGCGATCTTGGCCTCGAGCTCCACGTGCTGGCTCATGGTGCCCGCGATGGTGCGCACCGATCCCGAGCCCGCGCCGAAGCGGTCGATGGCCTCGTGGGCCGCCTTCATCAGCTTGGGGTGGGTGGTCAGGCCCAGGTAGTTGTTGGAGCTGAGGTTGACGACCTCCTGGTGATCGAAGCAGGCCTCCGCCTGCTGCATGCCCTCGAGCACGCGGGGCATCCGGTACAGGCCCCGGTCCTTGAGGTCTTGCAGCTCGTCGGCCAGGTAGCCGAAGGGATCGTAGCTCATCGTTTCTCCTATTAGTGGAACGGCCGCGCTCTAGGGGGTCAGGACGATCTTGCCGCAGTTGCCCGAGACCATCAGCGCCATGGCCTCGTCGATCTGCGAAAGGGACATGCGGTGGGTGATCATGGGGCTCAGGTCGATCCGGCGCGCGTTGAGGAAGTTGGCGACCTGGTACCAGGTGTCCATCATCTTGCGGCCCGTGATGCCCTGCACCGTGACCCCGCGCATGACGATGTCGTTGGCCACGTCGAGGGTGACGGGCTTGCCGGGCAGGCCCAGGATCGAGTAGCGGCCGCCGGCGCGGATCATCTTGAAGGCGTCGTTCATGGCCCGCTCGTTGCCCGACATCTCGCAGACCACGTCCACGCCGCCCGGCACCTCCGCCAGCACCCGGGCGATCGCATCCTCCTCGTCGGCCTTGATGGCGAGGGTCGCCCCCATCTTGAGCGCGAGGTCCAGCCGGTAGGCGTTGAGGTCGATGGCGATGACGGCGCCCGCCCCGGCGGCCCTGGCCACGGCGCAGGCGAGGATCCCCGTGGGACCGCAGCCGCTCACGACCACCGTGCGGCCCGCCACGTCGCCCGCGAGCACCGTGTGGACGGCGTTGCCCAGGGGCTCCTGCACCGGCGCCCACTCCAGGGGCAGGTCGGGCGAGTTGAACCAGAGGTTCGCCTCGGGCACGACCACGTACTCGGCGAAGCAGCCCTGGATGTCCACCCCCAGGATGGTGGTGTTGGCGCAGACGTGCGCCAGGCCTGTCCGGCATTGGTAGCAGTGGCCGCAGACCACGTGGGTCTCGGCCGAGACGAAGTCGCCGACCTTGGCGGTCTTGACCTGCTCGCCCACGGCGACGACCTCGCCGCCCAGCTCGTGACCCATGATGAGGGGGGGCTTGACCCGGCCCTGACTCCAG comes from the Pantanalinema sp. genome and includes:
- a CDS encoding C39 family peptidase; amino-acid sequence: MSTIQAFSQTARRHAAFTAAPAPAAGAPSAAGYDALLDRLHLHQAAVQPSPAVNQAAVIQPSAGLKQLFEKLDTLVDRLGQVVKPKPVPEKKPAAQPKPEPKPAAQPKPPELPKPAPKAAAKPNVGGGTFVSQYRSASNTGEDASRANGNCGPASLTIVAEAFGKRSVTPGNANSAIEDTRRRMGAGTSNASEYNGTSYDQLVKGAKSYGLDSAVLYGGLEKLKAELAKGRLVIAHLRPSYLFPNSTSGHYTVVTKVENGRVYMHDPANPKGPMSITVAQFTKAQAQRGAYGLISLGA
- a CDS encoding glycine C-acetyltransferase, with product MSYDPFGYLADELQDLKDRGLYRMPRVLEGMQQAEACFDHQEVVNLSSNNYLGLTTHPKLMKAAHEAIDRFGAGSGSVRTIAGTMSQHVELEAKIAAFKHTEAALVFQSGFTANSGTVSAVLGKEDVIVSDELNHASIIDGCRLSRAKIAVFKHKDVADLRRVLAEVEGNYRRTLVITDGVFSMDGDIAPLADIVEVAEQHKAIIMVDDAHSSGVLGHQGRGTVDHFGLHGRVHIQVGTLSKAIGCLGGYVAGSRTLIEYLILKARPFLFSTSHPPAVTAAALAAFDLLQEDPTLMERLWDNTRYFKAGLERLGFDTAGSETPITPVIVGDGARAMQFSDRLFANGVFAQGIGFPTVANDKSRVRTIVTAAHTREELDRALSVFEQVGTEMGIISQVGAR
- the tdh gene encoding L-threonine 3-dehydrogenase, which translates into the protein MAMTMAANQGVATPAIPETMKAVVKARPEPGGTLITTAVPTPGPHEVLVKVKATTVCGTDVHLYTWDAWSQGRVKPPLIMGHELGGEVVAVGEQVKTAKVGDFVSAETHVVCGHCYQCRTGLAHVCANTTILGVDIQGCFAEYVVVPEANLWFNSPDLPLEWAPVQEPLGNAVHTVLAGDVAGRTVVVSGCGPTGILACAVARAAGAGAVIAIDLNAYRLDLALKMGATLAIKADEEDAIARVLAEVPGGVDVVCEMSGNERAMNDAFKMIRAGGRYSILGLPGKPVTLDVANDIVMRGVTVQGITGRKMMDTWYQVANFLNARRIDLSPMITHRMSLSQIDEAMALMVSGNCGKIVLTP